A segment of the Bombus huntii isolate Logan2020A chromosome 9, iyBomHunt1.1, whole genome shotgun sequence genome:
AAACacatgaaaataaaaagatattatgtTCTAGGTATAAATTGTACACCTCCAGCGATAGAAGACTTTCCACACGACCTTTTCGACGAGAAACAGAGGCAGGGCGGAGCTGTCGTCGTGCACGTAATCGTTTCGCTTTACCTGTTTATCGCGTTAGCGGTAGTGTGTGATAAATTCTTCGTTCCCGCAGTAGAAAAGATATGTCACGGTAAGGAACATTTCGCAgttatttctaaatatattattttctaggAGGCTACGATTGGTGTCGACTTATAGATATGTTTTTCGTTTGTGTTCGTCTACCTgatgaataaatttattgaatGATTCGCGGGTGAAACAGCTGGTTTGTACATAGAAGGAAGTAGAAGAAGAACGAAGTCAAGTGTGAAATGAACCAAAGCGATACGAATTTCTTGATTTGTTTTtgaatgtttttaaatttcaatttcagcACTTTCAATGTCCAAGGACGTGGCAGGTGCTACCTTTATGGCCGCAGCAACGTCGGCGCCGGAACTGTTCGTAAACGCAATCGGCACGTTCATCACCGAAGGTGACATCGGTGTCGGAACAATAGTAGGCTCGGCTGTATTCAATATTCTCGCGGTACCGGCTTGCTGCGGTATAGGTGCTGGGATGGTAAGTTTTTGTGATCTACATAACTTGGTGCACATAGAGTATTGGACAAgtttttattatcgttttattAGTTGACTGCGTGCAATTAAGAAACCTATCGATATTTCctgtatgtatattatgtattatgcAACTCAAACGGTCTACGTACGTTAATCGAATACGTACAGGTAGTTCCTCTTGACTGGTGGCCAGTTAGCAGAGACTGCCTCGCCTACGGCGTTACGGTTGCCATTCTGATATGTATCATACACGACGAACGAGTAGAATGGTACGAAGCGTTAACGCTAGTGTTATTGTACATCGTATACATCGCCGTCATGTATTGGGACAAATCGTTTCAGCGATGCACGCGATTCCGTACGCATAATGCTGATCGATCGTCAACGGATGATCACCGACACGCGACAGGTAAGAGAACAAGCACTAAACACTTTACTCTGCTCAGATAGACTCGAATAACGATAACGATCTGGATATCGTAGTCTTTTTCTTTGACATCGTAGATATGATCATCTTATATACATACGCATGTGCGAATACATATCCATGTTCTTACTTACGTTTGTGTACGAATGAATAGTACATTCAATATCGTTGCAAATATAGTTGTGTACCGATTTATTTACAACGTTTCTtacaatatacagggtggttggtaactagtggtacaagcggaaagggggtgattctacgcgaaaaaagaagtcgaaaatatagaatacaaatttttcgtttgaggctttgttttcgagaaaatcgactttgaatttttgctcggtacgcgtgcggtacgatataacggatctcactgtagatcgttgtctcgatggaaaaattaaaaaaaaaaaattttttttttaaattattattctatattttcgacttcttttttcgcgtagaatcattccctttccgcttgtaccaccagttaccaaccaccctgtatatacttACCCCGAACATTTGTATATTTGTCCATTTAAAAAAAGTTAAACACAAAGTGTCGTTTCTTTAGAAGGCAGCACGGAAATTCACATGGCAAGATCCGACAAAGTACAATCGGCCGTTGAACAAACTGAACATATAGATCTACCATTGCAAAATGGAGGAACGAAACCTCAAGAAGAGAATCCCGACCCTAGTAAGTAGTATAGAAATTTCACTGGGCAAAATTTAGTATTATCCATTTCGGAAACaggtaaaaagaaaaatcactTCCTTCCGAAcgtttcttcaaattttaaacTAATAATGGTGAGGGTGCAGGGAgcagggagagaaagagagaaagagagagagagagagagagagagagagagagagagagagagagagtgatgCGTGTTGGCGGAAAGCGTAGAAAGGGAAGGAGGGGTGGggggaggaggaggagaaaaagagggaaaatAAAAGCGTTGCATACTTTTACGTTGAACAGATTATGAATACGAATTATTGGTTTGGCCGACACGAGCTGGGTGGATAAGAAAAACAGCATGGATTATGACTTGGCCGATTCATTTAGTTTTCATGTGTACTATTCCGGATTGTGAAAAGCCACGATTCAAGAATTGGTTTCCGATAACGTTCCTTATGTGCATCATTTGGATTGGATCGTTGAGCTATGTGGTCGCATGGATGATCACTATAATTGGTAATGAAAGTGATAGCAAGTAAAAAAAAAGCGAAAGAACAGATAGAACTGAAATCgtataagaaaaaagaacaaaaaacaGGATGAGGCAAACGtgattactttcttttcagGAGACACTCTGAAAATACCGGATTCCGTGATGGGCATTACTTTCCTGGCTGCTGGTACCAGCGTACCAGAGGCTGTATCAAGCGTAATAGTAGCAAAGCAAGGTAAGCTGATATGCGAATATAACGTATGAAAAATTAGATGAATAATGAATTAATTGGGTACTAGTGAGgaacaattattaatttgtgaataatatttgaaatggACGGCGCGATAGTTTCTATGTTAAATCTTTCGATCGATTTATTTTGTACCAGGACACGGCTCGATGGGTATTAGCAACTCGATCGGATCAAACACTTTCGACATATTGTTGTGTTTGGGTCTACCGTGGCTAATTAAATCTTCGTTTTCACCGACACAACCAGGAAAACATTACATCAGTATAAATTCTGGTGGGCTCGAGTACAGTGCCATATCGCTGTTATCGACACTAATGTTACTCTACATTGCTTTTGCTTCGAATAAGTTTCAGCTTGATAGAAAAGTTGGTCGAGCCTGTTTATGTATGTATGCGGTATTTTTGATATTAGCCTCGTTGATAGAACTCAATGTATTCTTCAGGGTAAACTTGCCCACGTGCCAGAGGACGGTCAAGTGATCCGAAATCGAAAGTAGAGTTGCTTAATGATATTTCATACGGTGTTTACTCTGATCCTCGTACGTTCTCCCGAACTTACGAAAAACATTGTGAACCGAAGAACGCTGTTTTACATTATACGAAACTATTTCTTCTCCCGTCTCGTTTTTCGACGAGATCGTCCTTCACCCCGAGGCTCCGTTACTCCATGGCATTCTTTCCTTCGTAATCCATCCACAATGCCTTCTCCCccatttctctctctttcccatccctctctctttttctctctttttctttttcgcccTTTTTCTGTCCTTTTTTTCACATCAAATCATCACATACTCGATCACCCTTTGACTTCTCTATTGCGATCAAATTTTATCGTTTCCATCTCTCCAACTCTTTCTCTCGCGCTATCGTCTAATTATTCCGCTTACCACGAACAACATGTAATTTCTAACGTGATTTAGGGATATAAACAGTAAacggaaaaaagaagaaaacaaggAAATTTCGTCCTCTGGTAAAAGAATAAGAAAGAGTTTGTCATTTATGCGAGTGCAGGATCTGAACGTTGAAGCGTACTCACGTATTCGTAATGATAGAAAATGTTGGTAACAATGATTAAACGAGTAAATGGAATTAGGAAAcaaaatattgttaaaataataaataataataaggtcGTAATAAGATGTCGGTGAAAAGAATTGGATTacaaagaaaagcgaaagaagCTAGAGACAAACGAAGATTAAGAAATCAACAAAAGTACGAAGTATACATAACGAACACGTATGTAACatcgtatatatgtatattcatatatatacacacatatatacatatatatatatgaatgaAGTATGCATATGTTCGTGcatgcgtgcgtgcgtgcgcgcgcgtgtgtgtgtgtgtgtgtgagtgtgtaatgtatgtatgtatgtatgtatataatatatgtatatacagtaGACCGATAGCGTAGAAAAGACTGCCGcttttataaatgtttcatttCGAGGAATACAGCACATACATCAAACGAatatgaatacgtatattGGGTAGCTAGTACGTCCGATTAAATAAAGTTTCGATAATCGGTTATCATTGCGGAACACCATGACAATCGGTTATCGGAACGGGGGAATTACGAAAGTTTCGATAATTGCGCGCCAAGATTGACATCACgtttatttgataaaatacattGACATGTACTGAAATTCGCCGCAGGGTGTATATTTAAGTAATCTAAGAACTTAACGAGATTAATAAAGTACTGTAATAAGTTATTAAAAAGAGATTGTTGgtaatttcgttttaatcCTATCGCGAAACACACTGAACAACTGCTCGGTTCCTTCTTACCGATTTTTCGATAGACAATGGTTCGGCTAGCGAATGCATCGTAtcgaaaattgaaaagttACACGTTGCGTTACGATTCTCTCTGCGACTATAACGTATCCGTGTGTCGGCGATTGTAATCAATGTCTCCGAGACCTTTGGCACGATTTCAACGAAAGAGTCGATCTGCGAATCCGAGAACAGCAGACAGCCGTCACGCGGCGCAGATTCGCTTCAGCAAGGAGCAGAAACGCGTCGGAACA
Coding sequences within it:
- the LOC126869695 gene encoding sodium/potassium/calcium exchanger 4 isoform X1, with product MCDNGIDNMDTSDLGGGINCTPPAIEDFPHDLFDEKQRQGGAVVVHVIVSLYLFIALAVVCDKFFVPAVEKICHALSMSKDVAGATFMAAATSAPELFVNAIGTFITEGDIGVGTIVGSAVFNILAVPACCGIGAGMVVPLDWWPVSRDCLAYGVTVAILICIIHDERVEWYEALTLVLLYIVYIAVMYWDKSFQRCTRFRTHNADRSSTDDHRHATEGSTEIHMARSDKVQSAVEQTEHIDLPLQNGGTKPQEENPDPNYEYELLVWPTRAGWIRKTAWIMTWPIHLVFMCTIPDCEKPRFKNWFPITFLMCIIWIGSLSYVVAWMITIIGDTLKIPDSVMGITFLAAGTSVPEAVSSVIVAKQGHGSMGISNSIGSNTFDILLCLGLPWLIKSSFSPTQPGKHYISINSGGLEYSAISLLSTLMLLYIAFASNKFQLDRKVGRACLCMYAVFLILASLIELNVFFRVNLPTCQRTVK
- the LOC126869695 gene encoding sodium/potassium/calcium exchanger 4 isoform X2, which translates into the protein MSKDVAGATFMAAATSAPELFVNAIGTFITEGDIGVGTIVGSAVFNILAVPACCGIGAGMVVPLDWWPVSRDCLAYGVTVAILICIIHDERVEWYEALTLVLLYIVYIAVMYWDKSFQRCTRFRTHNADRSSTDDHRHATEGSTEIHMARSDKVQSAVEQTEHIDLPLQNGGTKPQEENPDPNYEYELLVWPTRAGWIRKTAWIMTWPIHLVFMCTIPDCEKPRFKNWFPITFLMCIIWIGSLSYVVAWMITIIGDTLKIPDSVMGITFLAAGTSVPEAVSSVIVAKQGHGSMGISNSIGSNTFDILLCLGLPWLIKSSFSPTQPGKHYISINSGGLEYSAISLLSTLMLLYIAFASNKFQLDRKVGRACLCMYAVFLILASLIELNVFFRVNLPTCQRTVK